The following coding sequences lie in one Steroidobacter denitrificans genomic window:
- a CDS encoding 4a-hydroxytetrahydrobiopterin dehydratase yields MTCELGGKHCVPCEGGIPPLTPEQATSLMQQLDSKWNLIQDASGLRAEWKFRDFYRTMSFVNAIAHVANTEDHHPDLEIGYDYCRVVLTTHAIQGLSENDFICAAKIDALPRT; encoded by the coding sequence CTGACCTGCGAATTAGGCGGAAAACACTGCGTTCCCTGCGAAGGCGGTATACCGCCGCTGACTCCTGAACAGGCTACATCCTTGATGCAGCAACTGGACAGCAAATGGAATCTTATCCAGGATGCCTCGGGCCTGCGAGCTGAATGGAAGTTCCGTGACTTCTATCGCACCATGAGTTTCGTGAATGCGATCGCGCATGTCGCCAACACCGAGGATCATCATCCGGACCTGGAAATCGGCTATGACTATTGCCGCGTGGTGCTCACCACGCACGCGATCCAGGGGCTATCTGAAAACGACTTCATCTGCGCCGCCAAAATCGACGCCCTGCCGCGCACCTGA
- a CDS encoding alpha-L-glutamate ligase-like protein, with the protein MLGRYRRLARAGVLGLNKRNGDYILRFNPRRLYPLVDDKLKTKHLALKAGIAVPELYGVMETQHEIRRLPEIVRDHAAFALKPAHGSAGDGIVVIAGRSGSRYRTVGGTLLDEDALSHHLSNAINGQFSLGGVPDVVIVEYMVRFSPLFERISFQGVPDIRVIVFRGFPIMAMVRLPTRDSHGKANLHQGAVGAGIDIATGVSLDGVVGTEVVTHHPDTTHVISGLQVPDWDVILDIAARCYELTGLGYIGVDIVLDRDLGPLVLELNARPGLAIQIANRQGLLRRLQLCEARADFSAAPQARVAFAKQWFQHPVGPMIEADEVAAAVA; encoded by the coding sequence ATGCTGGGGCGTTACCGCAGGCTTGCACGTGCAGGAGTGCTCGGCCTGAACAAGCGCAATGGCGACTATATCCTGCGTTTCAATCCGCGCCGCCTGTATCCGCTGGTCGACGACAAGCTGAAGACCAAGCACCTGGCCTTGAAGGCGGGCATCGCCGTACCCGAACTCTACGGCGTCATGGAAACCCAGCACGAGATCCGTCGGCTGCCCGAGATAGTACGCGATCACGCGGCATTCGCACTCAAGCCGGCACATGGCAGCGCGGGCGACGGTATCGTGGTGATCGCGGGGCGCAGCGGCTCCCGTTACCGCACCGTGGGGGGCACGCTGCTGGATGAGGACGCTCTCTCCCATCACCTCTCGAATGCGATCAACGGCCAGTTCAGCCTCGGCGGCGTGCCCGATGTCGTCATCGTGGAATACATGGTTCGCTTTTCCCCTTTGTTCGAACGTATCAGCTTCCAGGGCGTGCCCGATATAAGGGTCATCGTGTTTCGCGGCTTCCCGATCATGGCGATGGTGCGCCTGCCCACACGGGATTCACATGGCAAGGCGAATCTGCATCAAGGCGCGGTCGGCGCCGGAATCGATATCGCTACCGGCGTATCGCTCGACGGCGTGGTCGGTACGGAGGTCGTGACGCACCATCCCGATACCACGCACGTGATTTCCGGACTGCAGGTTCCGGATTGGGACGTGATCCTGGATATCGCGGCAAGATGCTATGAGCTGACGGGGCTGGGCTACATCGGCGTCGACATCGTGCTGGATCGAGATCTAGGCCCGCTGGTGCTGGAACTGAACGCGCGCCCCGGTCTGGCAATCCAGATCGCCAATCGACAGGGTTTGTTGCGGCGCCTGCAGCTATGCGAGGCGAGAGCCGATTTCAGCGCGGCGCCTCAGGCACGTGTCGCCTTCGCAAAACAATGGTTTCAGCACCCGGTCGGGCCCATGATCGAAGCGGATGAAGTCGCCGCTGCGGTGGCCTAG